One genomic segment of Gemmatimonadaceae bacterium includes these proteins:
- a CDS encoding SPFH domain-containing protein, whose protein sequence is MILGILAVFGLLVITKSFKVVGQAEVMVIERLGRFHRVARSGLNILLPFIEVPRAIDVRYFDTDVSGMKRVTAGHTTRIDLREQVLNFPSQPVITKDNVTIDIDAVIYYRVADPQKATYSVQNLPYALETLTRTTLRNIVGEMELDSTLGSRDVINRRMREVIEEASIGWGVDVTRVELQAIEPPRDIQQSMELQMRAERERRAAVTNAEAGKRAAILEAEGVRESQVRRAEGEKDAAILRAQGLAEARLAMANAEAEAIQKIASALPEGQAAMYLLGMKYLEALPTLAQGKNATIFLPAEAAGVMGAIGGLRELVSRAATSSLNSPSDAPARLGPRPDADSSRKDSP, encoded by the coding sequence GTGATTCTTGGGATCCTGGCCGTTTTCGGACTGCTCGTCATTACCAAGTCATTCAAGGTCGTCGGTCAGGCCGAGGTAATGGTCATCGAGCGCCTCGGTCGCTTCCACCGCGTTGCCCGCTCAGGGTTGAACATCCTTCTTCCGTTCATCGAGGTGCCACGCGCGATCGACGTCCGCTACTTCGATACCGACGTCAGCGGAATGAAGCGCGTAACCGCGGGGCACACGACACGAATCGACCTCCGTGAGCAGGTGCTCAACTTCCCGAGCCAGCCTGTGATCACCAAGGACAACGTCACTATCGACATCGACGCCGTCATCTACTACCGGGTCGCCGACCCGCAGAAAGCGACGTACTCCGTTCAGAATCTGCCCTACGCTCTGGAGACCCTGACACGCACGACCCTTCGAAACATCGTCGGCGAGATGGAGCTCGACTCGACACTTGGCAGCCGCGACGTCATCAACCGGCGGATGCGCGAAGTGATCGAGGAGGCATCCATTGGCTGGGGCGTCGACGTCACACGCGTGGAACTCCAGGCGATCGAGCCCCCGCGGGACATCCAGCAGTCGATGGAGCTGCAGATGCGGGCCGAACGCGAGCGCCGGGCTGCGGTTACCAACGCGGAGGCGGGCAAGAGAGCAGCGATCCTCGAGGCTGAGGGTGTTCGCGAGTCACAGGTTCGTCGAGCAGAGGGCGAGAAAGACGCTGCCATTCTCCGAGCCCAGGGTCTTGCTGAAGCCCGCCTTGCCATGGCAAACGCCGAGGCTGAAGCAATTCAGAAAATCGCATCCGCTCTGCCCGAAGGTCAGGCGGCGATGTATCTCCTGGGAATGAAGTACCTGGAGGCGCTCCCGACTCTGGCCCAGGGCAAGAACGCCACGATCTTCCTTCCGGCTGAAGCCGCAGGAGTGATGGGCGCAATCGGTGGCTTGAGAGAGCTCGTTTCGAGGGCCGCCACGTCGTCCCTGAATTCACCGTCCGATGCACCTGCGCGGCTCGGTCCACGCCCGGACGCCGACAGCTCTCGAAAAGATTCACCGTAG
- a CDS encoding alpha/beta fold hydrolase has translation MDENDNRWRRIVMSGGAILGVAAAYNAFARKGVDELTNLIGGEEGGFDWRGRRISFTRRGKGPALLLIHGIHPAAWSYEWHDNVDHLALTNTVYTLDLLGFGRSDRPAIRYSARLYISLISDFADQVIGDPCVLVAASLSGAYAVVLGARDPQRFPAVVLVAPAGLVRLNRAASIAGEAGQLAVDTPIVGTAMFNALVSRRSIRNFLEKAYADDSIVTDELVEIYYWTSHQRGARHAPAAFLSGHLNIDVRQALRRLTQPSLLIWGEEGSTPALEESRGFRTLKPDLETAIVSPAGDVPHDERPDDFNVILSSWLNRLSLSSAHTLNTLPGTPAASPVTSRLS, from the coding sequence ATGGACGAAAACGATAATCGCTGGCGCAGGATCGTCATGTCGGGCGGTGCCATACTCGGCGTCGCCGCTGCGTACAATGCGTTCGCCAGAAAAGGTGTTGACGAGCTCACCAATCTCATCGGCGGAGAAGAGGGAGGATTCGACTGGCGTGGCCGCCGAATCTCATTCACCCGCAGAGGAAAGGGTCCTGCGCTTCTTCTGATCCACGGAATACACCCTGCCGCCTGGTCGTACGAGTGGCACGACAACGTGGATCACCTCGCTCTCACGAACACAGTTTACACTCTGGATCTTCTCGGCTTTGGACGCTCTGATCGCCCTGCCATTCGTTATTCGGCTCGACTTTATATCTCGTTGATCTCGGATTTCGCCGACCAGGTGATCGGAGATCCTTGTGTGCTCGTAGCGGCTTCTCTCTCCGGCGCCTACGCCGTTGTTCTCGGCGCGCGCGATCCGCAGCGTTTCCCCGCCGTCGTTCTCGTAGCACCGGCTGGACTCGTTCGCCTGAACCGGGCGGCGAGCATTGCAGGAGAAGCGGGTCAGCTCGCTGTGGATACGCCGATTGTCGGGACTGCGATGTTCAATGCGCTCGTATCCCGGCGAAGCATCCGAAATTTTCTCGAGAAAGCGTACGCTGACGATTCGATCGTGACCGACGAGCTGGTCGAGATCTACTATTGGACCTCTCATCAGCGCGGCGCTCGTCATGCACCGGCCGCGTTTCTCTCAGGACATCTGAACATCGATGTGCGTCAGGCGCTACGACGTTTGACTCAGCCTTCGCTGCTGATCTGGGGTGAAGAGGGAAGCACCCCCGCGCTGGAGGAATCGCGCGGATTCAGAACACTGAAGCCCGACCTCGAAACGGCCATTGTCTCGCCCGCGGGTGACGTTCCGCACGATGAGCGGCCCGATGATTTTAATGTTATCCTATCCTCATGGCTGAATCGGCTGTCGCTCTCCTCCGCGCACACGCTCAACACGCTCCCTGGAACGCCCGCGGCCTCGCCAGTCACGTCACGGCTCTCGTAG
- a CDS encoding replication initiator protein A: protein MTFAARRRSAHRAIILDKSLEALPVFRLSDSADESAISYSPPSGGRWRVLPNPGDRLPGTFDQDVYVEILRRYSEAGFPSDGMVSFTLHAFLRSIGRRVDGRTYEQLRSAFNRLEKTILESSGVYFAARANTTLEGRFTILSSVAIERRRLADREQFTLFPVLTASEPGDARIVVSPVLRENIAAGCTVALSSPQYQSLSSPVARRLYRLLEVARESGTVTWRVTLEQLAQQLPLAQRYPSHLQRVLQPAHEMLLGAGLVRSATLRQVNREWLVDYVLASRVV from the coding sequence ATGACTTTCGCGGCCCGCCGCCGCTCGGCTCATCGAGCGATAATTCTGGACAAGTCGCTCGAGGCGCTGCCCGTCTTCCGTCTCAGCGACTCGGCCGACGAATCCGCGATAAGCTACTCTCCGCCTTCGGGGGGCCGCTGGCGCGTCCTTCCGAATCCCGGCGATCGCCTTCCCGGAACTTTCGATCAGGATGTGTACGTCGAGATCCTGCGCCGGTACAGCGAAGCAGGATTCCCGTCCGACGGAATGGTGAGCTTCACCCTCCACGCGTTTCTGCGCTCCATCGGCCGCCGTGTGGATGGCCGAACCTACGAGCAGCTCCGCTCGGCTTTCAACCGCCTGGAGAAAACCATCCTCGAATCGAGTGGAGTCTACTTTGCGGCACGCGCGAACACCACACTCGAAGGCCGCTTTACAATCCTCAGCTCTGTGGCGATCGAGCGGCGCAGACTGGCGGACCGTGAGCAGTTCACCCTTTTCCCGGTTCTCACCGCCTCCGAGCCTGGTGACGCGCGAATTGTCGTCTCTCCCGTTCTACGAGAGAATATTGCTGCGGGTTGCACCGTCGCACTTTCCTCCCCGCAGTACCAGTCACTGAGCAGTCCGGTCGCTCGCCGGCTGTATCGGCTTCTCGAGGTCGCCCGCGAGTCCGGAACTGTTACGTGGCGTGTTACACTCGAGCAGCTCGCGCAGCAGCTTCCTCTCGCACAGCGATATCCGTCGCACCTGCAGCGTGTTCTCCAGCCGGCTCACGAGATGCTCCTTGGTGCCGGCCTCGTGCGCAGCGCGACCTTGCGACAGGTAAACCGTGAATGGCTAGTGGATTACGTTCTCGCCAGCCGGGTTGTTTAA
- a CDS encoding phospholipase D-like domain-containing protein, translating into MRIFKYAAIVLAAGLALVLLLIGVLSVTRRSPVEQVIAEGDRGGPPRIADPLFPRTIELFTGTHIEPGNSVQLLLNGDGTYPPLWKDIASAKRTVTVQLYYSQPGAVADTMARYLQERARARVRVLVLLDAFGSQPLSKEWVAGLKSAGVEFAWLRPLNWYTLHKAAERSHVRSIVVDGRVGYTGGFGLADYWLGDGHHDGQWRETNVRFEGPTVAALQATFASGWAEATGELITGDMFFPPMAFADGGNVNAGLMHSLPTIGSTPAERFLALSIAGAAKTLYISNSYFVPNDDFCDLLIRAVRHGVDVRVLTVSSKTDIKTTWYAGRALYEKLLQGGVRIYEYQPSMMHAKTLVVDGLFSAIGSMNFDNRSLTFNNESQILALDASLGQRMDSVFMDDLKYSQEIKLETFGKRPWTDKVLEWGAQRVQRLL; encoded by the coding sequence ATGCGCATCTTCAAATACGCCGCAATTGTGCTGGCAGCAGGACTGGCGCTGGTATTGTTGCTTATCGGTGTCCTGTCGGTGACCCGCCGCTCACCGGTCGAACAGGTGATAGCAGAGGGTGATCGCGGAGGGCCGCCACGCATCGCCGACCCTCTTTTCCCCCGAACCATCGAGCTTTTTACCGGGACGCACATCGAGCCTGGAAACAGCGTGCAGCTTCTTCTCAACGGCGACGGTACATATCCGCCGCTATGGAAGGACATTGCGTCCGCGAAGCGCACTGTGACGGTGCAGCTGTATTACTCACAGCCCGGGGCGGTTGCCGATACGATGGCCCGCTATCTCCAGGAGCGCGCACGCGCACGCGTGCGTGTGCTGGTGCTGCTCGATGCGTTCGGATCGCAGCCATTGTCGAAGGAATGGGTTGCGGGGCTGAAGAGCGCCGGAGTCGAGTTCGCATGGCTGCGCCCGCTCAACTGGTACACGCTTCACAAGGCGGCAGAACGCTCGCATGTCCGATCGATTGTTGTAGACGGACGCGTGGGTTACACGGGAGGATTCGGGCTCGCTGACTACTGGCTTGGCGACGGGCACCACGATGGCCAGTGGCGTGAGACGAATGTCCGTTTCGAGGGGCCAACGGTGGCGGCACTTCAGGCCACGTTTGCGTCGGGCTGGGCAGAGGCAACCGGAGAGCTGATCACGGGAGACATGTTCTTCCCACCGATGGCCTTCGCGGACGGCGGGAACGTCAACGCCGGACTGATGCACAGCCTCCCGACAATCGGCAGCACGCCGGCAGAGCGCTTCCTGGCTCTTTCGATCGCCGGAGCCGCAAAAACGCTTTACATCAGCAACTCGTACTTCGTGCCGAACGACGATTTCTGCGACCTCTTGATCAGAGCCGTGAGGCACGGCGTCGATGTGCGCGTCCTTACGGTAAGCTCGAAGACGGATATCAAGACAACCTGGTACGCGGGGCGCGCGCTGTACGAAAAGCTGCTTCAGGGTGGCGTGCGGATCTATGAATACCAGCCGTCGATGATGCACGCGAAGACGCTCGTCGTGGACGGGCTGTTTTCCGCGATCGGATCGATGAACTTCGACAACCGCTCCCTCACGTTCAATAACGAATCCCAGATACTCGCGCTCGATGCGTCCCTGGGACAGCGGATGGATTCAGTCTTTATGGACGATCTGAAGTACTCGCAGGAGATCAAGCTCGAGACCTTCGGAAAGAGACCCTGGACGGACAAGGTGCTGGAATGGGGGGCGCAGAGAGTGCAGCGCCTGCTGTAG
- a CDS encoding S41 family peptidase, protein MVTPRKVALIGFVLLPVLAGGFVVQQKEARDGARLLDQVLQIVSGRFVDSVSAATLYEKAARGLVRELNDPYSILLSPKELATFNAQTGGRYGGVGMEIGEVQGFVTVQRVFPHTPAEQAGVMEGDRIIAVDTANARGWTTAQASDALKGTPGTKVSVKFLRAGVPEPIPVTFTRASVRIPAVPYAIMLDGNIGYIPLQQFNETATDELEASSKRLIGEGAKGLVLDLRGNGGGYLDQSASVANLFLNKGQEISSVRGRGGDQQIFYATDQPAVPNVPLIILTDGRTASASEIVAGALQDHDRALILGTTSFGKGLVQTVYPLDGGYALKMTTAKWFTPSGRSIQKERKLLPDGSFVEVLPDSMETDSVRKSRPKYKSDAGRIVYGGGAVTPDIIVQPDTLSTPEQKLLNLLAPKAQVVRATLVNYAVEHKNKVQPGFVVTKAWRDEFYNRLVAQGVKVDKPQFDAGGAEVDRLLGSSIARIAFGDSTEKRREVRDDAQLRRAFEILRQSPSQREVFAVAQRQSMAMKQE, encoded by the coding sequence ATGGTCACTCCACGAAAAGTCGCCCTCATTGGGTTCGTCCTCCTTCCGGTACTCGCCGGTGGATTCGTCGTACAGCAGAAGGAAGCTCGTGACGGGGCTCGTCTGCTCGACCAGGTGCTTCAGATCGTATCCGGAAGGTTCGTCGACAGCGTCAGTGCTGCGACACTCTATGAGAAGGCGGCGCGTGGACTCGTTCGCGAGCTTAACGATCCGTATTCGATCCTGCTCTCGCCGAAAGAGCTCGCCACCTTCAACGCCCAGACGGGCGGCCGCTACGGCGGTGTTGGCATGGAGATCGGTGAAGTTCAGGGCTTTGTCACCGTGCAGCGTGTTTTCCCGCACACCCCGGCAGAACAGGCAGGTGTGATGGAAGGCGACCGCATTATCGCCGTCGATACAGCGAACGCGCGTGGCTGGACCACGGCCCAGGCATCCGATGCGTTGAAAGGAACACCGGGCACCAAGGTGTCGGTGAAGTTCCTCCGCGCCGGTGTTCCCGAGCCTATTCCGGTCACTTTCACTCGCGCCAGCGTGCGGATTCCAGCGGTTCCATATGCCATCATGCTCGATGGCAACATCGGCTACATCCCGCTGCAACAGTTCAATGAGACGGCGACGGATGAGCTCGAAGCGTCGTCCAAGCGCTTGATCGGCGAAGGTGCGAAAGGCCTCGTCCTCGACCTTCGAGGAAATGGCGGCGGCTATCTGGATCAATCGGCGAGCGTCGCCAATCTCTTTCTCAACAAGGGGCAGGAGATCTCGAGCGTCCGTGGTCGAGGCGGAGATCAGCAGATCTTCTACGCCACTGACCAGCCCGCCGTGCCGAATGTTCCGCTCATCATTCTAACCGACGGACGCACTGCCTCGGCTTCGGAGATTGTCGCCGGCGCTCTTCAGGATCACGATCGCGCGCTCATTCTGGGTACGACATCGTTCGGCAAGGGACTCGTCCAGACGGTCTACCCCCTGGACGGCGGCTATGCGCTGAAGATGACGACTGCCAAATGGTTCACGCCGAGCGGTCGGTCCATCCAGAAAGAGAGAAAGCTCCTGCCCGACGGTTCATTCGTCGAAGTCCTTCCTGATTCGATGGAGACCGACTCGGTCCGCAAGTCCCGGCCGAAGTACAAGTCCGACGCCGGACGCATTGTGTACGGCGGCGGCGCCGTGACGCCCGATATCATCGTCCAGCCTGACACGCTGTCAACTCCGGAGCAGAAGCTTCTCAATCTTCTGGCGCCGAAAGCGCAGGTAGTCCGGGCCACGCTCGTCAACTATGCCGTCGAGCACAAGAACAAGGTGCAGCCGGGCTTCGTTGTCACAAAGGCGTGGCGCGATGAGTTCTACAACAGACTCGTCGCTCAGGGCGTGAAGGTCGACAAGCCCCAGTTCGACGCCGGTGGCGCCGAGGTCGATCGCCTTCTCGGCTCGAGCATCGCCCGCATTGCATTCGGTGATTCCACCGAGAAGCGCCGTGAGGTGCGCGACGACGCGCAGCTCCGCCGCGCCTTCGAGATCCTGCGGCAGAGTCCATCACAGCGCGAAGTCTTCGCCGTGGCGCAGCGTCAGAGCATGGCGATGAAGCAGGAGTAG
- a CDS encoding MerR family transcriptional regulator — MAESAVALLRAHAQHAPWNARGLASHVTALVDAAGMRPTNASARAAPSARSVRFYVASGLLDRPEGTGTAATYNYRHLLQLLAIKIRQREGQSLDTIRHEMRDLTGDALERRIAGSLEPALNAGADVAVAHDGDESHSWRRAAIADGIELHIRDDLPAAREEAVIAMREAVRAALGRADIR; from the coding sequence ATGGCTGAATCGGCTGTCGCTCTCCTCCGCGCACACGCTCAACACGCTCCCTGGAACGCCCGCGGCCTCGCCAGTCACGTCACGGCTCTCGTAGACGCCGCCGGGATGCGTCCTACGAACGCATCTGCACGCGCAGCACCGAGCGCACGCTCAGTGCGCTTCTATGTTGCGAGCGGATTACTCGACCGGCCCGAAGGGACAGGTACCGCGGCGACCTACAACTATCGCCACCTGCTTCAGCTGCTTGCCATCAAGATCAGGCAGCGTGAAGGACAGAGTCTCGATACCATCAGGCACGAGATGCGCGATCTCACCGGCGACGCGCTCGAGCGTCGTATTGCCGGCTCACTGGAACCTGCACTGAACGCAGGAGCAGACGTCGCAGTAGCGCACGACGGCGACGAGTCGCACAGCTGGCGAAGAGCAGCAATTGCCGATGGAATCGAGCTTCACATTCGTGACGATTTGCCGGCGGCACGCGAAGAAGCAGTGATCGCCATGCGCGAAGCGGTTCGCGCAGCGTTAGGACGAGCGGATATCCGGTAG